Proteins encoded by one window of Kwoniella shivajii chromosome 8, complete sequence:
- a CDS encoding alanine-tRNA ligase: MSAAESKPNVPTSAPHPWPVPSEWPAAKVRQTFIDYFVKQPGFEHTFWPSSGVIPFDDDTLLFANAGMNQYKPLFLGTADPKSDLSKLIRAVNSQKCIRAGGKHNDLDDVGKDTYHHTFFEMLGNWSFGNYFKIGALTMAWDLLTRVYGLPKDRLYVTYFEGDAKQGLEPDTEAQQLWRDLGVAESHILPGNAKDNFWEMGATGPCGPCSEIHFDRIGGREVPELVNADDPNVLEIWNNVFIQYNRETSGELRSLPAKHVDTGMGFERLVSVLHNVSSNYDTDVFTPIFAKIQELTGARPYQGKLGDEDTDGVDTAYRVIADHIRTLTIAISDGGIPDKDGRGYVLRRILRRGVRYASNKLNVKIGSFFSSLVPVTVETLKPIFPEVTKKIPELVEILNEEEASFARTLTRGEALFNKYASAALEEKRDVLGGKDIWRLYDTYGFPVDLTQIMAEERGLKIDQEAFEKARLESLEASKAGGKDKGVAGTVKLDVHDLGALEANDQVPKTDDSSKYQLDDIKATVKSIYHSSKFYSSTSELPPNAPFGVLLDKTNFYAESGGQEYDTGVIAIDGKAEFKVEDVQVYNGYVLHIGQMEEGEIKVGDEVICTYDELRRWPIRNNHTGTHILNFALRETLGEHIDQKGSLVAPSKLRFDFSHGKSITVPELVKIEAISNEWIKKAATVYAKEMPLAEAFKIPGLRAVFGEAYPDPVRVVSLGYPLEEIAQNIESTKWRGTSIEFCGGTHVAKTDDIKDFVITEESSIAKGIRRIVAVTGHEAHEVSRKAAEFERRLNKIGELQGKEKEIAMKPFPVELGQSGISLIKKASLKSSFDKMQSELVAAAKAKTTADSKVIQDTVKAHFEENPNENVYVGEFEVAGGNAKTLAAAVATAKSLSKAIYVFSTDTETGKIAHTNFLPKEVLDRKVIDAKTWLGEVSKVLGGKGGGRDDSATGVGSEVDKVTEAIAAAKSYYKSKVEA, encoded by the exons ATGTCAGCTGCTGAATCGAAACCTAACGTACCCACTTCCGCCCCTCATCCATGGCCTGTACCTTCGGAGTGGCCGGCTGCTAAAGTCAGGCAGACCTTCATCGACTACTTCGTCAAGCAGCCAGGTTTCGAACATACTTTTTGGCCTTCAAGTGGTGTAATtccttttgatgatgatacccTTCTTTTCGCCAACGCT GGTATGAACCAATATAAACCTCTCTTCCTCGGTACTGCCGATCCCAAATCCGATCTTTCCAAACTCATCAGAGCTGTCAACAGTCAGAAATGTATCAGAGCGGGCGGTAAACACAACG atcttgatgatgttggaaaGGACACCTACCACCACACCTTCTTTGAAATGCTGGGTAACTGGTCATTTGGCAACTacttcaag ATTGGTGCTTTGACCATGGCTTGGGATCTCTTGACTCGAGTGTATGGTCTACCCAAAGATCGATTATACGTCACCTActttgaaggtgatgctAAGCAAGGATTAGAACCGGATACTGAGGCTCA ACAACTATGGAGAGATCTTGGTGTAGCTGAAAGCCATATTTTGCCCGGTAACGCCAAGGACAACTTCTGGG AAATGGGTGCAACTGGACCATGTGGACCATGCAG TGAAATCCACTTTGACCGAATCGGTGGTCGAGAAGTACCAGAACTCGTCAATGCTGATGACCCAAATGTCCTCGAGATATGGAACAACGTTTTCATCCAATACAACCGAGAAACGTCTGGTGAATTACGTTCACTTCCCGCCAAGCACGTCGACACCGGTATGGGTTTCGAACGATTAGTATCAGTCCTCCATAACGTCTCGTCAAACTATGACACCGATGTCTTCACCCCCATCTTCGCCAAAATCCAAGAACTCACGGGTGCTAGACCATATCAAGGAAAACTTGGTGACGAAGATACCGATGGTGTCGATACCGCGTATCGAGTCATCGCTGATCATATTAGAACTTTGACTATCGCCATTTCTGATGGTGGTATACCAGACAAAGATGGGCGAGGATATGTGCTTCGACGGATCTTGAGAAGAGGTGTTAGATATGCTAGTAACAAATTGAACGTAAAGATCGGCAGTTTCTTCTCATCCCTTGTTCCAGTCACCGTCGAGACACTG AAACCCATTTTCCCCGAGGTCACCAAGAAAATACCTGAGCTTGTGGAAATTctcaacgaagaagaagcttcaTTCGCTCGAACTCTCACTAGAGGAGAGGCCTTGTTCAACAAATATGCCAGTGCCGCattggaggagaagagggatGTGCTCGGTGGAAAAGATATTTGGAGATTATATGACACATATGGGTTCCCAGTTGATTTGACTCAAATCATGGCTGAAGAGAgaggattgaagattgatcagGAAGCTTTCGAGAAAGCTAGATTAGAGTCTCTTGAAGCTTCAAAAGCTGGTGGAAAAGATAAAGGCGTTGCTGGTACTGTCAAGTTAGACGTACATGATTTGGGTGCTTTGGAAGCAAATGATCAAGTTCCAAAAACTGATGATTCGTCCAAATATC AACTCGACGACATCAAGGCTACTGTCAAATCCATCTACCATTCCTCAAAATTCTACTCATCCACTTCCGAACTTCCTCCCAACGCCCCTTTCGGTGTATTACTTGATAAAACAAACTTCTATGCTGAATCTGGTGGTCAAGAATATGATACTGGTGTAATTGCCATTGACGGGAAAGCGGAGTTCAAAGTCGAAGATGTCCAAGTGTACAACGGATATGTATTGCACATCGGtcaaatggaagaaggtgagatCAAGGTAGGAGACGAGGTCATCTGTACATACGATGAG CTCCGACGATGGCCAATCAGAAATAATCACACCGGAACCCACATTCTCAATTTCGCTCTTCGAGAGACACTTGGTGAACACATCGATCAGAAAGGTTCCCTCGTCGCCCCCTCCAAACTCCGATTCGATTTCTCTCATGGTAAATCCATCACTGTTCCAGAGCTTGTCAAGATCGAAGCCATCTCCAACGAATGGATCAAAAAAGCCGCAACAGTTTACGCCAAAGAAATGCCTCTTGCTGAGGCATTTAAGATTCCCGGTCTTCGAGCTGTTTTTGGTGAAGCTTATCCTGACCCTGTACGAGTTGTCTCTCTCGGTTACCCGCTGGAGGAAATTGCTCAAAATATCGAGAGCACCAAATGGCGAGGAACGAGTATCGAGTTCTGCGGTGGTACTCATGTCGCCAAGACAGACGACATCAAGGACTTTGTTATCACCGAAGAATCTTCCATCGCAAAAGGTATCAGACGTATAGTCGCCGTCACAGGGCATGAAGCTCATGAAGTGTCACGAAAAGCTGCTGAATTCGAAAGAAGATTAAACAAGATCGGAGAATTgcaaggaaaagagaaggaaatcGCTATGAAACCGTTCCCAGTT GAGCTTGGTCAAAGTGGTATCTCTCTCATCAAAAAAGCATCTCTCAAGTCAAGCTTCGACAAAATGCAATCCGAATTGGTCGCTGCTGCCAAAGCTAAGACTACTGCTGACTCAAAAGTCATCCAAGATACCGTCAAGGCACATTTCGAGGAGAACCCTAATGAAAATGTATATGTTGGGGAATTCGAAGTCGCTGGCGGTAATGCCAAA ACACTGGCCGCCGCTGTGGCCACTGCCAAATCACTCTCAAAAGCCATTTACGTGTTCTCCACAGATACAGAAACTGGTAAAATCGCACATACCAACTTCCTCCCCAAGGAAGTGTTGGATAGAAAAGTTATCGACGCAAAGACTTGGTTGGGTGAAGTCAGTAAAGTACTTggaggaaag GGCGGTGGTCGAGACGACTCTGCTACAGGTGTGGGAAGTGAAGTCGACAAGGTCACTGAAGCTATCGCGGCTGCCAAGAGCTACTACAAGTCTAAAGTCGAGGCTTAG
- a CDS encoding ketol-acid reductoisomerase, mitochondrial, translating into MSFSRSSAQSLKQALKATAPKAAGRQVAKRSYSLLAREAPKAMMASRLGATRGVKTLDFAGTKEVVYERADWPLDKLQDFFKNDTLAMIGYGSQGHGQSLNARDQGLKVIVGVRKGGESWKQAQEDGWVPGETLFDIPEAIEKGTIIMNLLSDAAQSSTWPEIAPLITKGKTLYFAHGFSVVYKDDTHVVPPKDVDVILVAPKGSGRTVRTLFLEGRGINSSIAVYQDVTGQAKEKAVALGIAVGSGYCYETTFEKEVYSDLYGERGVLMGGIQGMFLAQYEVLRKNGHSPSEAFNETVEEATQSLFPLIGKYGMDYMYNACSTTARRGALDWAPKFKEANLPVFEALYKSVRDGSETRRSLEFNSRKTYRADLQKELDEIDNQEIWRAGKTVRNLRPDAAKDEL; encoded by the exons ATGTCTTTCTCCCGATCATCTGCTCAATCACTCAAGCAAGCCCTCAAGGCTACTGCGCCCAAGGCTGCTGGCCGACAGGTCGCCAAGAGATCTTACTCCCTCCTCGCCCGAGAAGCCCCCAAAGCTATGATGGCTTCCCGACTCGGT GCTACTCGAGGTGTTAAGACTCTTGACTTTGCTGGTACCAAAGAGGTTGTTTACGAGAGAGCTGATTGGCCTCTTGACAAACTCCAAGA cttcttcaaaAACGACACCCTTGCTATGATCGGTTACGGATCTCAAGGTCACGGTCAATCCCTCAATGCCCGAGACCAAGGTCTTAAGGTTATTGTCGGTGTTCGAAAGGGCGGAGAATCTTGGaaacaagctcaagaagatggTTGGGTTCCCGGAGAGACTCTTTTCGATATCCCAGAGGCTATTGAGAAAGGTACTATCATCATGAACCTCCTTTCTGATGCCGCTCAATCCTCCACTTGGCCCGAGATCGCTCCTCTCATCACCAAAGGAAAGACCCTTTACTTTGCCCACGGTTTCTCCGTTGTATACAAGGACGAC ACCCACGTTGTTCCCCCCAAGGACGTAGATGTCATCCTCGTTGCCCCTAAAGGTTCCGGACGAACCGTCCGAACCCTTTTCCTTGAGGGACGAGGTATCAACTCTTCCATCGCCGTCTACCAAGATGTCACCGGTCAAGCTAAAGAGAAGGCCGTCGCTCTTGGTATCGCCGTTGGTTCCGGTTACTGTTACGAGACTACCTTTGAGAAAGAGGTATACTCTGATCTTTACGGAGAGCGAGGTGTC CTTATGGGTGGTATCCAAGGAATGTTCCTTGCTCAATACGAGGTTCTCCGAAAGAACGGTCACTCCCCCTCAGAGGCTTTTAACGAGACCGTTGAGGAAGCCactcaatctctcttcccCTTGATCGGTAAATACGGTATGGATTACATGTACAACGCATGTTCCACCACCGCCCGACGAGGTGCTCTTGATTGGGCTCCTAAATTCAAGGA gGCAAACCTTCCCGTCTTTGAGGCTCTTTACAAATCCGTCCGAGACGGATCTGAGACTCGAAGATCTCTTGAATTCAACTCTAGAAAGACTTACCGAGCAGATCTCCAAAAAGAACTTGACGAGATTGACAACCAAGAAATCTGGAGAGCCGGTAAAACCGTCCGAAACCTCCGA CCCGATGCCGCCAAGGATGAGCTTTAA